Part of the Loxodonta africana isolate mLoxAfr1 chromosome 15, mLoxAfr1.hap2, whole genome shotgun sequence genome is shown below.
CACCTGGCAACAAAGATGGAGAAGTAGGAAGGTGAAAATTGGGTCAATTTTCCCAGTTTCCGAATTGGATTCATACCACAAAGTTAGCAATGAAGGTGGGGTTTGCCCACTGTGCTCCTTGTTCAGTGCAATGAGTTACCTGGGGAAATAAATTTAAGTCCTAATATaatttggaggtttttttttttttttttttttaagtcaggttCTGACAAATTTCTCAAGGATTATTCTGAGGTTCACTGGTAACACCAAAAAAGCCAATAGGCTGGTATAACTTATATAAATCATGTAACTCAAGATCAAGTGAAAGAAATGATTCACCCTAAGGTTTTCCTTGGATAAGACTAATAGAGTCCATAATTGATTAAAATCTTGCTCAGGCAACCTACTTTGTATGTTCAGTGTGATACGTTAAGCATTTTTAGAGTTTCCAGGAGACAGCTCTATGGAGCTATGATCCATTCAGCTACCTTTACTTCAGCCTAAGACCTTAGCGAAATGCAAATTGGATAAGTAGGAGTCTATGAGTAAATGGATATAGATAAAGTAGGCTGTATAAAGTGGACCTATTCAGAATTACCTAAACATCcccaccaccccccccaaaaaagggtaaataaaacattttctttggtTACAGCAACACAGGTTATTGAATTTAACTATTTAATCTCCTCTCTCTTATTTTAAACTACTTTATAGAAGTATATTCTACATATAAAATCCAGCCATTACCTACATAGCAAAGAATTTTCCTCTCTGTCAGCATAGGTTAAGTTATTTTTATCTCTGTGTATGAGAATTCGTGGTCTAGACTGGGTTGCTTAGATTCTAGATATCACTACCACCAGATTTGCTGTGCTGACTCATCATATTTCAAATATACTTAGCATTTTTAACCCCCGCTATAGTACATGCtcaaaaatcaataaaaagtAAGTCTTGTTTTGAGGGCTTACTGCTTGTTGATAAAATTTAATCCTTAAGAAATTATATATTACACCTCTACTGGGATTTTTCACTGAAGGAGCTCAGGGCCAATATTTCTAAATCTTTTTATAGAAATAGCTCTGGATGTCACCAGTTTATCTTACAGATTCTTGAAGAACTCTAGAAATTTACACTTAATTGAATTGaactaaataaaaatgtatatatgtaacTCTTTGGAGGGTTTAATGGGTAAAGTCAGTCTAGGATACATACTGGTTTCTCTACAAATAATTATCAAGTACATGATCAAGGAATAACTATCAAGACATAATTATCAAGACCTTACAAGGTAGTAAGTACTGTGACAGGTACTAAGGCTGTGGCAGTGAACCATATGTACAGGGGATACCTTTATAAGGATTATAGTCCAGTGCAGATTTGGACAATAACAAGATAATTGCAAAGTAGAATAATAAATGATGAAAATGGTATACATTGGATGGAGCACTATTGCAACACATGCATAGGTTTGTAACtcatattttaaagttttaataAGGCTTTCTAaagtaagagaaagaggaaatgAGCCCAACAAAGAAGGGATAGGGAAGGATAGATCAGTAAAAAAGATTTTTCCAGATTAGAGATGTACAAAATATCTAGATATTATAGCTGTTACACCTTATGCTACGATTCAGGTTATTTACTGACTGAATGGGAAAAAAGAGGTTGATAATCAATGTTGGAATATGGTGTTTTAAATACAGTTGAGTACTGAGTTTTTATCAATTGTATAGAAGAAGAGGGAGGTGGTGGTGTTGATGGCAGTAGTTGGCCACAGTATTCTTGTAACCTTATTGCTTCTTCTAATTTGTGTCTCACTGACACATATAAGAGAAGATCTCAGGTGGAATAGAATTAGAAAGGccatggaaaaaagaaataacatcAATAAAATCACCGAATTATTTAAaatgtgcattaaaaaaataaatggactaaagtgctcactcatctatgccaagaaatttggaagacagctactgggccaactgactggaagagattcatatttgcacccattccaaagaatggtgatccaacagaatgtagaaattatctaaatgtatcattaataccacacacaaataaaattttgctgaagatcattcaaaactggttgcagaagtacatcgacagggagcagccagaaattcaagctggattcagaagaggacttggagcaagAGCTATCATTACTGctatcagatggatcatggctgaaagcagagaataccagaaagatatttacctgtgttttatcgactatgcaaaggcattcgactatgtgtatcataacaaattatgaataacattactaagaatgggaattccagaacacttaatcatgcttgtgagaaacctgtacttaggctgagaggcagtcattagaacagaaaaaggggatactgggtggactaaagtcagggaaggtatgtgtgagggttgtatcctttcagcatatttattcaatctgcatgctgagcaaataatccaagaagctggactatatgcggaagaatgtggcatcaggattagagggagactcattaacaaccggggatatgcaaataacacaaccttgcttgctgaaagtgaaggggacttgaagcacttattgatgaagaccaaggatcacagtctttagtatggattacacttcaacataaaacaaaaatcttacaaatggaccactaagcaacatcatgataaatggagaaaacactgaagttttcaaggatttcattttgcctggatctacaatcaacatccatggaagcagcagtcaagaaatcaaatgatgcattgcattgagcaaatttgctgcaaaagatctttttaaaggtttaaaaaacaaagatgtcactttgaggattaaggtgtgcctaacacaagccaaggtgtttttaaTAGCCTCATTTGCATTAGAAAGctagacaaagaataaggaagacagtagaagaattgatgcctttgaattatggtgttgaccaAGAATATTAACTATACAGTTGGGAAGGATATAAACAGGCCTTTTCATGGATGAtcatataataatgaaaaatactcAGAGACTCATAAAAGCcattctttcaattctttcagaTTATTAGATTATGTATTCTCATGCAGGAGAGTAAATATGTATTTTAGAGAGATAGAGAATGGAGACacacagaaagacagagacagacacagagaaacagagagattGAATTATAGCAAGTGACCCAGTTGCTTTACTGTGAATTCTTATCTAGATGTAGTAGCTACAATTTAATAGTTCTACCATCATCCAGCCTTGTAGTAACCCAGAATAGAACTTGTGTTCATCCCCATGCCTTCTTTTACCTTTAACTCACTTCTAATCAGTTGTAAGTCTCAATAGCTTTTCAAAAATGCCTTGAAAGGCTCCTTTCTCTCTAGTTCCACTACCACTCACATGTAATATCTTTCTTGGAATAACTAAATGGCTGctgacttgttgttgttagatgccactgagttggttctgagtcatagcgatactacacacaacagaatgaaacactgcccagtcctgcaccatcctcacaattgttgctttgcttgagcccattgttgcagccactgtgtcagtcaatctcgttaagggtcttcctcttttgctgaccctctattttaccaagtatgatgtccttctccagggactgatccctcctgataacatgttcaaagtatgtgagacatagtctccccatccttgtttccaaggagcattctggttgcactgcttccaagacagatttgttctgctGACTAGGCTACTTGATTTTAGTTTCATTGTCTTTCCATTCATCTTCCACAGCAGCTTAAGTATGATATTGctaaaatgaaaaactaattgTGGCATTCCCAGCTTAAAAAACTTTGAGTGGCTGCTACTCACCTACAAAATAAAGACTGAATTATTATAGTGACGTTCATGTACTGTCTTCTGCCTACTCTGCTACCCTTGCCTCCTGCCAGGTTGCCTTGATTTCAGTGTGTAGCTTGATTGTATTACCCTAAATATGACATGCATTTATTGATCTCCACAGGCTTTTCCCTTCATCTTTTATGAGTTCATTGTCTTTCACTTAGTTTATATTTTCTATATGAGAACAAGACCCGGTCCTTCAAGTGCCTACCCAACAGAACTACATTTGCTTGTCCAATGTTAGTCTGTTTGTATGACAGCCTATTGGACAGAGCTCTGGACCAGGAAGGAGGTTTAAGACTGGAGTTTTAATTGCGACCATATCCCTTACATATACAGCTGGTTAGAATTATGTCAACTAACAAATACAAGGGTTCTTTGAGAATGACTGACTGACCACAATGAACAAATGGATGATGGGACACGAGGATGGTAAGGTACTTTAAAGACATCACATATTTTTGTCCTATAATTGGCCTAtaagtggctgtaacaatgagctcaagcataaaaacgattgtaaggatggcgacttgacggcacataacaacaagaacaataactGGTAAACTATTCAAGTTGTTACATCAGATGAATAACACAAAAAAGCATCCAAAGAATGTTGATCTTTTAAGAATAAGTAAGATAGTTTGAACTGGGGAAATATATAAGGCAATTGAGTAAATTTTTATGTAAGGTCACAGTTAAAGATGTTAAATAACCTGGATCAAGAAAGCAATGaaacaaagggaaagaagaaatgTTTTCAAGGAAAATTTACAAGAAAAGGTGACTGTTCAAAAATTATAGGGCAAAAGAAAATCAACAGCAAGGAAGTGATACAACTTAGCAGGATTTGTGGCTTTTATGAGCAGCTGACTCATAAACAACCACATCATTACCTACCAGTACAAAGATAAAATAATCTTACTTGGTCTGCTTCTATACAAATTGTTGATATCATGTATAATAATTGGAGTCTCCATAATGAAGTTCCTTGTTATGCTCCATTTTGCTTTGATCAGCACagatctgtagggtttttattgttttcaatatgtcaaaaaatgtgaaattttaaTGCAGTATATTGAGAGGACAACAGCACAGTCATACAGAGAGCTAGCGATGCTTGGTGTGGAGAATCCTTAGCAAGTCCTTAGACCTCCTACAGTTACCTTGGTCTGAGTAGCACTTGAAGTGAAATCATGAATCTTGGAGTCAGACTACTCAGGTTTGTTTCCAGGCTTAACAGCTAATTGTTTGAGACTCAAGACAGGTGTTGCAAATACTCTAagattcagtttcttcacctttcaGAGAGGAATACTACTAACATTTGCCCTGGGGGAATactgtaaatattaaataaagcGATGCACTTAAGGTGTTTGGTACCGGGTTTGACAATTTGTAATATCTCAATAATATGCGTTACTCTCAtcatacttgtttttttttttttgtttggctgtattaatattaaaaaatgaaactatAGTTCCTGTAATTCTAAACAGCCTTTGATTTTATTCTCCATATTTCTCTCTGTTACAGTCAGTGTAACATATGCTTTAAGGAAGAGGTGCTCTGAAGGGAAGTTTTGGACATGTAGTATAAGTGGGAAAGAGGTGTCAATGAATCTGTACACTTCAAGAATTAACTGAACAAATTATATATATCAGCAAACCAAAGATGTGTTTCTGACAGGACATGATAGCATTGATTCTATTCATGAGTATGCTCTACTTTCTAAAATTTTCTTGAGGGCAAATTTGAcgtccttattcctcagactgtagatcatGGGGTTCAGCATGGGCACGACAATAgtatagaaaacagaagacacTTTGCCTTGGTCCATGGAGCTGACATTTGATGGCTGCAAGTACATGAATGCGGCAGAACCATAGAAAATTGTAACAGCCAAGATGTGGGAGCTGCATgtactgaaggctttggacctGGCCTCAGTGGAGCGAATATGGAGAATGCTATTAATGATGAAGATGTAGGAGGCAAGGATGGTTAAGGCAGGAGTCAATATATTAAATGCACTCAGACACAGAACCAATAATTCATTGATATAGATGCTGGAGCAGGATAACTCCAGGAGTGGAAAGAGATCACAGAAATAATGGTTAATCACATTGGTCTTGCAGAAAAAGAGTTTCAACAAAAAGCCTGTATGAATTGTAGAGCCAATGATGCCCAAAATATACACTCCTGCTGTGAGCCAGAAGCAGACGTGATAAGACATAACAACATTATAAAGCAAGGGATTACAGATGGCGACATAGCGGTCATATGCCATTGCAGCCAGCATATGACACTCTGCAATagcaaaaacaagaaagaaatagagCTGAGTCATACATTCAGGGTAGGAGATAAAGTTCTTTTCTGCCGCAAAGTTTACCAGCAATTTGGGGGTAATGACAGTGGACTGGCAAAGATCAATGAAGGACAAActgctgaggaaatagtacatgggggtgtgcaggtGAGAACTGAGTCCAATCAGCATGATCATGCCCAGATTCCCAACCACTGTGACCACATAGATTcctaggaagaggaagaagaggggcAGCTGGAGTTCAGGATGTTCTGTTAGCCCAAAGAGGATGAATTCAGTTACTGAGGAATGATTTCTATGGTCCATTACTGTCTCAGCAGTttctaaaaaagagaaaataattttgctctctgtttgtgtgtgtgtgagtgtatgtatgtgtgtatgtgtgtagaggGGAGAAAGTGATTCTGTGGAGATCCTTATTTTCTCCCTCATCAGAAGAGATATAATACTTCAGAGATCTCTTCAGCCTCTCCTGTGACTCTGGAAAATCCAATGATTAAGGTTGACCACAGGAGGAATTATAGACTTCAAGGaacttataaattattttatacatttttaagagaaaaacacaaatttgtggatttttttggtCAGTCAGAAGAAATGGTTTCttctcaagattttttttttttttttggtcccacaTTCAACATGTATACCTTAATGTCATACATATTAAAAGGctaatatttacatttttcagAATAAAGAATAGCAGTGAACATGTTCATAAATCTGTGAAAATTACTAATACTAGTCTGAGTTATTTTTCTTACTAGAATCCTAATTCAAAATAGCTGAAGGACTGGAAAGCTACAAAGACCTTTTCATCTTGAGACTTTGTGGCTCTTTGTCCCAGCTTCATTCACACAGACTACAATGCAGGGACATAACTGCCAGCTGATCTCACACTTATATCTCAACAGCTTCACCAAGAGTGAGGCATTGTCTTCTACAGTTTCTAATTGAACAATCCTAAGGGTGTAAATATAATGACCTAGATTTCAGTCATGTATTCCACCACTGTGGCCTGGGGAGCAGTAGCTATGATTGGTCTACTACTTTATTTTGACTTCATGGCTGAGGTAGCAGAAATCAGAAGACTATGCATATTACTAAAACATCTGAAGGTCTTTGGAAGACAAACATATGTCTTCTATGCTCGTCAGTTTTTATAATCATATATTCTATGTGTGTTTGCTAAAGATGTTAAGAGTTGAGATGTGAATTACTACAGCATTTGCAACATGCACTTATGGATTTCACTTTAAGTCAATATTACTCAACAGTGTGATGTAGATCTTTACAAAGACACATATCTTTAGtctacacttgaaaaaaaaacagaaattcatgGTCTTAACTAAGACTCAAGTAAAAACTCAATCGTTGTGTTCAGCTGGGATATAATACGTGAAATATAGAGAAACCGGCCGATTTcaagaaaaatatttagaaacctCTGTTTTGAAGAatagctgaaagaactggggatatatatcaagcaaaataaaacaaaaataaaagtagCATTTGATAGTTATCTTCAAATGTTTAAAATGTTGCATATTTAAGAGGTGTTGAACtctttttaaaggagccctggtggcacagtggttaagagctcacctgctaaccaaaaggtgggcccttcaaatccaccagctgttccttggaaaacatctggggcagttctactgtgtcctgtagggttgatatgagtaggaattgacttgatggcagtgagtttcatttgatttttttggtggcacagtagttaaaagctccactgctaaccgaaaggtttgtggttcgaacccacaagccacttcatgggagaaagatgtggcagtttgctctgcacagattacaaccttggaaaacctatg
Proteins encoded:
- the LOC100672287 gene encoding putative olfactory receptor 8G3; translated protein: MDHRNHSSVTEFILFGLTEHPELQLPLFFLFLGIYVVTVVGNLGMIMLIGLSSHLHTPMYYFLSSLSFIDLCQSTVITPKLLVNFAAEKNFISYPECMTQLYFFLVFAIAECHMLAAMAYDRYVAICNPLLYNVVMSYHVCFWLTAGVYILGIIGSTIHTGFLLKLFFCKTNVINHYFCDLFPLLELSCSSIYINELLVLCLSAFNILTPALTILASYIFIINSILHIRSTEARSKAFSTCSSHILAVTIFYGSAAFMYLQPSNVSSMDQGKVSSVFYTIVVPMLNPMIYSLRNKDVKFALKKILESRAYS